The following are encoded together in the Longimicrobium sp. genome:
- a CDS encoding ParB N-terminal domain-containing protein has protein sequence MRTTTAGRRASAAEAVPVAAKGSDSFVHDTLVIRKQQIPIRVGELRHADLLYYADNPRVYSVVRNGAAHEPTQEEIQQTLQEMDHVKELVHQIRENGGLIDPLYVRGGTLDVIEGNSRLAAYRILATKDPIRWARVKCALLPDDIDESVISALLGQWHLRGKKEWPPFEQAGYLYRRHMVHGVAIDDLAAGVGLSRAKVRRLVEAYAFMVKHDDTQRERWSYYDEFIKSRKISKARDLHPEFEELVVAQIKSGEIPRAQDLRDKLPVICEGPPKVLRGFSTGRYGFEEAFDRAVEAGGDHSHYQKLTKFRKWLAQQDVRDALSAADGPLRPQITFEVRQLLRILGNLQKNG, from the coding sequence ATGCGAACGACGACCGCCGGACGGCGTGCTTCCGCCGCCGAAGCAGTTCCCGTTGCTGCGAAGGGCTCTGACTCCTTCGTGCACGACACTCTCGTCATTCGGAAACAGCAAATTCCCATCCGGGTCGGCGAGCTACGACACGCCGATCTTTTATACTACGCAGATAACCCAAGGGTATATTCCGTCGTTCGAAACGGAGCCGCGCATGAGCCTACGCAGGAAGAAATTCAGCAAACCCTGCAAGAGATGGATCATGTGAAGGAGCTGGTTCACCAGATTCGCGAAAACGGTGGTCTAATCGATCCGCTGTACGTCAGAGGAGGAACCCTCGATGTGATCGAGGGCAACAGTCGGCTTGCAGCTTACCGGATTCTCGCTACGAAAGACCCGATCCGCTGGGCCAGAGTCAAATGTGCGCTCCTACCAGACGATATTGATGAGTCGGTTATTTCCGCTCTCCTGGGTCAGTGGCACCTCCGGGGGAAGAAGGAATGGCCGCCCTTTGAACAAGCAGGATACCTATACCGACGCCATATGGTGCACGGTGTTGCAATTGACGATCTGGCTGCGGGTGTAGGCTTGTCTCGCGCAAAGGTGCGCCGGCTCGTTGAAGCCTATGCGTTTATGGTCAAGCACGATGACACGCAGCGTGAGCGATGGAGCTATTACGACGAGTTCATCAAGTCACGAAAGATCTCGAAAGCGCGTGACCTGCACCCGGAGTTTGAGGAGCTGGTGGTAGCGCAGATCAAATCTGGAGAGATTCCGAGGGCTCAGGATCTCCGTGACAAGCTTCCTGTGATTTGTGAGGGACCCCCCAAAGTCCTTCGCGGGTTCAGCACAGGAAGGTATGGGTTCGAGGAAGCGTTTGACCGCGCCGTTGAAGCGGGCGGGGACCACAGCCATTATCAGAAGCTCACAAAGTTTCGAAAGTGGCTGGCGCAGCAGGATGTGCGGGACGCACTATCTGCGGCTGATGGCCCTCTGCGCCCACAGATTACTTTCGAGGTGAGGCAACTCCTGCGCATTTTGGGTAATTTGCAGAAGAACGGCTGA
- a CDS encoding DEAD/DEAH box helicase, with amino-acid sequence MTLRVRKEADRRPKQAAFPYQVEAVQAIERLEFAALFHEQGLGKTKIAIDLALTWLTQNVVDSVLIITKNSLVENWKTEIRFHSYLTPRVIGQNRRDNHFALNSPARLFLTHYETCIAEEGRLTLFLKTRRVGVICDEAQKFKNPESKIAGVLFRLGPLFHRRVVMTGTPVANRPYDVWALIRFLDGGATLGDDFPEFKRDYDLSSDLAHNPVTREAFESRLDSLWETLRPFCVRETKNTAGLSLPDKEIDTVWVDPEEIQEELYETYRDELRAVIVRGGVPVVDKVDDVLKRLLRLVQVASNPRLVDAAYARTPGKLPALELLLSEALADGVSKAVVWTTFTENVDWLARALRRLGTVRVHGRMSIAERNRSLDSFKRDASVQVLIATPGAAKEGLTLTVANHAVFYDRGFSLDDYLQAQDRIHRISQNRACFIHNISMRGTIDEWVDELLGAKHLAAMLVQGDIALKEYRERATYSFVELLARVLGVEPPASAPEGEEN; translated from the coding sequence GTGACGCTCCGCGTACGGAAGGAGGCGGACCGCCGCCCCAAGCAAGCGGCCTTTCCCTACCAAGTTGAAGCTGTCCAGGCGATTGAGCGGCTGGAATTCGCTGCGCTATTCCATGAGCAGGGGTTGGGAAAGACAAAAATTGCGATTGATCTAGCCCTTACGTGGTTAACTCAGAACGTTGTTGATTCGGTGTTGATCATCACGAAAAACTCGCTGGTTGAGAACTGGAAAACCGAGATTCGATTTCATTCTTACCTGACTCCGCGGGTGATAGGTCAGAATCGCCGCGATAATCACTTCGCGCTAAACAGTCCAGCGCGACTATTCTTAACGCACTATGAGACATGTATCGCGGAAGAGGGCCGCCTCACTCTCTTCCTGAAGACGCGCCGTGTTGGGGTGATCTGCGACGAGGCGCAGAAATTTAAAAATCCCGAAAGTAAGATTGCCGGTGTACTGTTTCGGCTCGGCCCACTGTTTCACCGCCGAGTGGTGATGACCGGAACACCAGTAGCAAACCGCCCATACGATGTTTGGGCCTTAATCCGTTTCTTGGACGGCGGAGCGACACTCGGGGACGATTTTCCCGAGTTCAAGCGCGATTACGATCTCTCGTCCGACCTCGCTCACAACCCAGTCACCCGGGAAGCGTTCGAGTCTCGCCTTGATAGTCTTTGGGAAACGCTACGTCCGTTTTGCGTCCGCGAAACCAAGAATACGGCTGGCCTTTCTCTGCCTGACAAAGAGATTGATACGGTCTGGGTAGACCCAGAGGAAATTCAAGAGGAATTGTATGAAACTTATCGAGACGAGCTTCGCGCCGTAATCGTCAGGGGCGGCGTGCCAGTAGTTGACAAGGTAGATGATGTCTTGAAGCGACTCCTTAGGCTGGTGCAGGTTGCTTCGAACCCGCGGCTTGTCGATGCCGCGTATGCACGCACCCCTGGAAAACTGCCGGCGCTGGAGCTGCTCCTTTCCGAAGCTCTCGCCGATGGAGTCTCTAAAGCGGTCGTTTGGACGACGTTCACCGAGAACGTGGATTGGCTCGCCCGAGCGCTTCGCCGCCTCGGTACCGTACGCGTGCATGGCAGGATGTCAATCGCCGAAAGGAACCGGTCGCTCGACTCCTTCAAACGCGATGCGTCAGTCCAGGTATTAATTGCGACGCCCGGCGCGGCCAAGGAGGGGCTAACGTTGACGGTCGCAAATCACGCGGTGTTTTATGACCGCGGCTTCAGCCTCGATGACTACTTGCAGGCTCAAGATCGAATTCATCGAATCTCACAGAACCGGGCTTGCTTTATTCACAACATCTCGATGCGGGGAACCATCGACGAATGGGTCGATGAGCTGCTGGGCGCGAAACACTTGGCTGCCATGTTGGTCCAAGGCGACATCGCGCTAAAAGAATACCGCGAACGCGCGACCTACTCGTTTGTCGAGCTGCTCGCGCGCGTGTTGGGAGTGGAACCACCTGCCTCAGCCCCTGAAGGTGAAGAGAACTAA
- a CDS encoding serine hydrolase domain-containing protein: MTRFSFASVRSCTPASRAALVARVAVAASIVGVAPAAEAQDLMAMNRAGRWAEVIPAAEVLLRDPALSAERACETRAELIHAATYAGRVEKAREAMRAFDARCASFPQDAWFRREVQALAERLGSAPAAGMSRTASAPLADGGGWRAGNAAALGLDTAALARHRALCEGSGADACLVAFRGRIVQEWYGPEYRYPMPTMSSMKSWTGLLAGLLVADGRIGLDDPVARWLPEWRAGAGRGVTLRHLLTMTGGLRRRWGRGPGDEMVGGVSDKNALVLSLPLERAPGERWEYSNEGAQLLSPLLERAAGRPLREYAAERLFAPLQMDSTSLRLDGAGHAWTYADARTTLRDFAKICQLALDGGRWNGRQVVPEAWIRASLTPSPRNPAYGFLWWLGTDPTVYATRGYLDTDCEAYPEWGLVVARMQARPRPGAQPYRTPGTTRLLAEVVRHPLPAPRP, translated from the coding sequence TTGACCCGGTTCTCGTTCGCCTCGGTTCGTTCCTGCACCCCGGCCAGCCGCGCCGCCCTCGTCGCGCGGGTGGCGGTGGCCGCCTCCATCGTGGGGGTCGCGCCCGCGGCGGAGGCGCAGGACCTGATGGCGATGAACCGGGCGGGGCGCTGGGCCGAGGTGATCCCCGCGGCCGAGGTGCTCCTGCGCGACCCCGCGCTCTCCGCGGAGCGCGCGTGCGAGACCCGGGCGGAGCTGATCCACGCGGCCACCTACGCCGGGCGGGTGGAGAAGGCGCGCGAGGCCATGCGCGCCTTCGACGCCCGCTGCGCTTCCTTCCCGCAGGACGCGTGGTTCCGCCGCGAGGTCCAGGCCCTCGCGGAGCGCCTCGGGTCCGCGCCCGCGGCCGGCATGTCGCGCACGGCGAGCGCGCCCCTCGCGGACGGGGGCGGATGGCGGGCCGGCAATGCCGCCGCGCTGGGGCTCGACACCGCCGCGCTGGCGCGGCACCGCGCGCTGTGCGAGGGCTCCGGCGCCGACGCCTGCCTGGTGGCCTTCCGCGGCCGGATCGTGCAGGAGTGGTACGGCCCGGAGTACCGCTACCCGATGCCCACCATGTCCAGCATGAAGTCGTGGACCGGGCTGCTCGCCGGGCTGCTGGTCGCGGACGGCAGGATCGGGCTGGACGACCCGGTGGCGCGCTGGCTCCCCGAGTGGCGCGCCGGCGCCGGGCGGGGCGTCACCCTCCGCCATCTCCTCACCATGACCGGCGGGCTGCGGCGGCGCTGGGGGCGGGGCCCGGGCGACGAGATGGTGGGCGGCGTCAGCGACAAGAACGCCCTCGTCCTGTCGCTGCCGCTGGAGCGCGCGCCCGGCGAGCGGTGGGAATACAGCAACGAGGGGGCGCAGCTCCTCTCGCCCCTGCTGGAGCGCGCGGCGGGGCGGCCGCTGCGGGAGTACGCCGCCGAGCGCCTCTTCGCGCCGCTGCAGATGGACTCCACCAGCCTGCGCCTGGACGGCGCCGGGCACGCCTGGACGTACGCCGACGCGCGCACCACGCTGCGCGACTTCGCCAAGATCTGCCAGCTGGCGCTGGACGGCGGGCGCTGGAACGGCCGGCAGGTGGTGCCCGAGGCATGGATCCGCGCCTCGCTCACGCCTTCGCCGCGGAACCCGGCGTACGGCTTCCTGTGGTGGCTGGGGACGGATCCCACCGTCTACGCCACCCGCGGCTACCTGGACACCGACTGCGAGGCCTATCCCGAATGGGGCCTGGTCGTCGCCCGCATGCAGGCCCGCCCCCGGCCCGGCGCGCAGCCGTACCGCACCCCCGGCACCACGCGCCTCCTGGCCGAGGTCGTCCGCCACCCTCTTCCCGCGCCCCGGCCATGA
- a CDS encoding lanthionine synthetase LanC family protein, whose product MTAAAPAAPPLTLAARALRIARERLAQAIELPDGSLTWHPGYGVTFAPVDDSGMFNGRVGDAFFLAAVHAATGRAEMRDAALRATAPLRARIRAAGGPEGLLAETGYGLTGTGSMVYALVRMAGFLGEPAMLDEARTLAAVFTPDAIARDEKLEMFWGTAGTIPALFALADADPAGAAGWTERAVWCAGHLAAHRQADPETGLRAWPGARGELETGFAHGSSGVAHALLEVFRRTGERRFYDAAVESFAFERALFREDVMDWPDSRSEPGKMIGSWCHGAPGIGLSRLAALDGLRPDDERGVAGDLFLALEKAGKRKKGGVDNLCCGHFGRVDFLLETARRLGNPSLEAQARALAEQRLRATDQRGFRLPEHDTGGDEHMRTGLWQGAPGIGYALLRLDDPARFPCILLLA is encoded by the coding sequence ATGACCGCCGCCGCACCCGCCGCGCCCCCGCTGACCCTGGCCGCGCGCGCGCTCCGCATCGCCCGCGAGCGGCTGGCGCAGGCGATCGAGCTTCCCGACGGGAGCCTCACCTGGCACCCCGGCTACGGCGTGACCTTCGCGCCGGTGGACGACTCGGGGATGTTCAACGGCCGCGTGGGCGACGCCTTCTTCCTGGCCGCCGTGCACGCCGCCACCGGCCGCGCCGAGATGCGCGACGCCGCGCTCCGCGCCACGGCCCCGCTCCGCGCCCGCATCCGCGCCGCGGGCGGACCCGAGGGGCTGCTGGCGGAGACCGGATACGGGCTGACGGGGACGGGCTCGATGGTCTACGCCCTGGTGCGGATGGCCGGCTTCCTGGGCGAGCCCGCGATGCTGGACGAGGCGCGCACGCTGGCCGCCGTCTTCACCCCCGACGCGATCGCGCGCGACGAGAAGCTGGAGATGTTCTGGGGGACGGCGGGGACGATCCCCGCGCTCTTCGCGCTGGCGGACGCCGACCCCGCCGGCGCGGCCGGGTGGACCGAGCGCGCTGTGTGGTGCGCCGGGCACCTGGCCGCCCATCGCCAGGCGGACCCCGAGACCGGGCTGCGCGCCTGGCCCGGCGCGCGCGGCGAGCTGGAGACCGGGTTCGCGCACGGGAGCAGCGGTGTGGCGCACGCGCTGCTCGAGGTGTTCAGGCGCACCGGCGAGCGGCGCTTCTACGACGCCGCGGTGGAAAGCTTCGCCTTCGAGCGCGCGCTCTTCCGCGAAGACGTGATGGACTGGCCCGACTCGCGGAGCGAGCCGGGGAAGATGATCGGCTCGTGGTGCCACGGCGCGCCCGGGATCGGGCTGAGCCGCCTGGCCGCGCTCGACGGGCTGCGCCCCGACGACGAGCGGGGCGTGGCGGGCGACCTCTTCCTGGCGCTGGAGAAGGCGGGGAAGCGGAAGAAGGGCGGGGTCGACAACCTCTGCTGCGGGCACTTCGGCCGCGTCGACTTCCTCCTCGAGACCGCCCGCCGGCTGGGGAACCCGTCGCTCGAGGCGCAGGCGCGCGCGCTGGCCGAGCAGCGGTTGCGGGCGACCGATCAGCGCGGCTTCCGCCTCCCCGAGCACGACACCGGGGGCGACGAGCACATGCGCACCGGGCTGTGGCAGGGCGCGCCGGGGATCGGCTACGCGCTCCTGCGGCTGGACGACCCGGCGCGCTTCCCCTGTATCCTCCTCCTGGCCTGA
- a CDS encoding peptidase domain-containing ABC transporter — MVPPPTGSGAAADPAPAEAPALRDAYGQFRRLTLLMRPFWLPLLRGMGMGVVVQLLGLAMPWTTKVLVDQVYPSGNVTLLNVAVGAALAIGATSLLLNGVQNYYNLTVNTRLNNAAGLLFFNHLQHLPMRFFEENRVGELMSRFGDVRRALQSVARVFQTLFLQGLYLLLVPPFLFLLHWKLAVVALVSIPLTTAVIALSGGAMRKRWKRSAEAYADLSAFQTEAFTQIRTLKSMGLEGHTFARARDKLTRAMDVELRAGGLGQMVTSTNGILGALNTALLTWLGWHYIVSGSMTLGDYIAFTAYSGYLYGPINQMVGLFSEFQQSAVNLGRMFEYLDGEPEQDPQGAYRGEAPPAVHTIARGEVVLEDVVFGYAPEKRALDGVSLRMAPGTVTAIVGPSGSGKTSLLRLLTRLEHAGGGRILIDGVPVSRIPLADLRRQVSVVWQEYSLLSGTVWENLTLGMGAVPPERVYRACRHAQADDFIRTLPNGYRTTVAEAGMSLSGGQRQRIAIARALVRGAPILLLDEATANVDMATEARILETLVREYRDHTVVFVTHRIAMARHADQVCVLENGRVAGVGPHAALLRECEAYQRLHGGPVSVPAAPAAAPLAAAAS; from the coding sequence ATGGTTCCTCCCCCCACCGGGAGCGGCGCCGCCGCCGACCCGGCGCCCGCCGAGGCGCCGGCGCTCCGCGACGCCTACGGCCAGTTCCGGCGGCTCACGCTGCTGATGCGCCCCTTCTGGCTTCCCCTGCTGCGGGGGATGGGGATGGGGGTGGTGGTGCAGCTGCTGGGGCTGGCCATGCCCTGGACCACCAAGGTGCTGGTGGACCAGGTGTACCCTTCCGGGAACGTGACGCTGCTGAACGTGGCGGTGGGCGCCGCGCTGGCCATCGGCGCCACCAGCCTGCTGCTGAACGGCGTCCAGAACTACTACAACCTCACCGTCAACACCCGCCTCAACAACGCCGCGGGGCTCCTCTTCTTCAACCACCTGCAGCACCTTCCCATGCGCTTCTTCGAGGAGAACCGCGTGGGCGAGCTGATGAGCCGCTTCGGCGACGTACGCCGCGCGCTGCAGAGCGTGGCCCGCGTGTTCCAGACGCTCTTCCTGCAGGGGCTCTACCTCCTCCTCGTCCCCCCCTTCCTCTTCCTGCTGCACTGGAAGCTGGCGGTGGTGGCGCTGGTCAGCATCCCCCTGACCACCGCGGTGATCGCGCTGTCGGGCGGCGCCATGCGCAAGCGCTGGAAGCGCAGCGCCGAGGCCTACGCCGACCTCTCGGCCTTCCAGACCGAGGCGTTCACCCAGATCCGCACCCTCAAGTCCATGGGGCTCGAGGGGCACACCTTCGCCCGCGCCCGCGACAAGCTGACGCGGGCGATGGACGTGGAGCTGCGCGCCGGCGGGCTGGGGCAGATGGTGACCAGCACCAACGGGATCCTGGGCGCGCTGAACACGGCGCTCCTCACCTGGCTGGGGTGGCACTACATCGTCAGCGGGTCGATGACGCTGGGCGACTACATCGCCTTCACCGCCTACAGCGGCTACCTGTACGGCCCCATCAACCAGATGGTGGGCCTCTTCTCCGAGTTCCAGCAGTCGGCGGTCAACCTGGGCCGCATGTTCGAGTACCTCGACGGCGAGCCCGAGCAGGACCCCCAGGGCGCGTACCGGGGCGAGGCCCCGCCCGCCGTGCACACCATCGCCCGGGGCGAGGTGGTGCTGGAGGACGTCGTCTTCGGCTACGCGCCGGAGAAGCGCGCGCTGGACGGGGTGAGCCTGCGGATGGCGCCGGGGACGGTCACGGCCATCGTGGGCCCCAGCGGCTCGGGGAAGACGTCGCTGCTGCGCCTGCTCACGCGGCTGGAGCACGCCGGCGGCGGGCGGATCCTGATCGACGGCGTACCCGTCTCGCGCATCCCCCTGGCCGACCTGCGCCGCCAGGTGTCGGTGGTGTGGCAGGAGTACAGCCTGCTCTCCGGCACGGTGTGGGAGAACCTGACGCTGGGGATGGGCGCCGTGCCTCCCGAGCGGGTGTACCGCGCCTGCCGCCACGCGCAGGCCGACGACTTCATCCGCACCCTCCCCAACGGCTACCGCACCACCGTGGCCGAGGCGGGGATGAGCCTGTCGGGGGGGCAGCGGCAGCGGATCGCCATCGCGCGGGCGCTGGTGCGCGGCGCGCCCATCCTGCTGCTCGACGAGGCCACCGCCAACGTCGACATGGCCACGGAGGCGCGCATCCTGGAGACGCTGGTGCGCGAGTACCGCGACCACACCGTGGTGTTCGTCACCCACCGCATCGCCATGGCGCGCCACGCCGACCAGGTGTGCGTGCTGGAGAACGGCCGCGTGGCCGGGGTGGGGCCGCACGCGGCGCTGCTGCGCGAGTGCGAGGCGTACCAGCGCCTGCACGGCGGCCCGGTCTCCGTTCCCGCGGCGCCGGCGGCGGCGCCCCTCGCGGCGGCGGCCTCGTGA
- a CDS encoding biosynthetic peptidoglycan transglycosylase, with product MSRGVPPVGRLRAADPGVTAYMRVRARETGAPPPATEWTPLDQVSPYLAFAVVKAEDPRFFRHRGIHWRSVADAAWGALRGWGARGASTLTQQLARNLYLSPARSVGRKAREAILALRMERALDKARILELYLNVVEWGDGTWGVAQAARRWMDRRPAELDAHDAALLAALLPAPRRALEGNNANRAWWVQRYVLFQLYHAGHLTADEWRAGVARATSLCRLTHAGVALDEAVRRVREALPAPVPERRGLEMGALLADGFGVDRHVLFHETVRTWERLRRRPSARVPAPSA from the coding sequence GTGAGCCGCGGCGTTCCCCCGGTCGGCCGCCTCCGCGCCGCCGATCCCGGCGTGACGGCGTACATGCGCGTCCGCGCGCGGGAGACGGGCGCGCCGCCGCCGGCGACGGAATGGACGCCGCTGGACCAGGTCTCCCCCTACCTGGCGTTCGCGGTGGTGAAGGCGGAGGACCCGCGCTTCTTCCGCCACCGCGGAATCCACTGGCGGTCGGTGGCGGACGCGGCGTGGGGCGCGCTGCGCGGGTGGGGGGCGCGGGGGGCCAGCACCCTCACGCAGCAGCTCGCGCGCAACCTCTACCTCTCTCCCGCCCGCAGCGTGGGGCGCAAGGCGCGCGAGGCGATCCTCGCGCTGCGGATGGAGCGGGCGCTGGACAAGGCGCGCATCCTGGAGCTGTACCTGAACGTGGTGGAGTGGGGCGACGGGACGTGGGGCGTGGCGCAGGCCGCGCGCCGCTGGATGGATCGCCGTCCGGCCGAGCTGGACGCGCACGACGCGGCGCTGCTGGCCGCCCTCCTCCCCGCGCCGCGCCGGGCGCTGGAGGGGAACAACGCCAACCGCGCCTGGTGGGTGCAGCGCTACGTCCTCTTCCAGCTCTATCACGCCGGCCACCTGACGGCGGACGAATGGCGCGCGGGCGTGGCCCGGGCCACTTCGCTCTGCCGGCTGACCCACGCGGGGGTGGCGCTGGACGAGGCCGTGCGGAGGGTGCGCGAGGCGCTCCCCGCACCGGTGCCGGAACGGCGCGGGCTGGAGATGGGGGCGCTCCTGGCCGACGGATTCGGCGTGGACCGCCACGTCCTCTTCCACGAGACAGTGCGCACGTGGGAGCGCCTGCGCCGGCGGCCGTCCGCGCGGGTGCCCGCGCCGTCGGCCTGA
- a CDS encoding S8 family serine peptidase, protein MPDAAAALAPADRGGGLARLYAPLPRPRWARGTTGRGVRVAVIDSGWDHALRVPGLRLRPGVSFAGGAGAPPADDGDRIGHGTACISTLFRVAPEAEICPVRVFGDAFDTSVAALRAALEWAVRERFDVISLSLWTPRADALVPLYAACEEARRSGVVIVAAAPDDPRTEHVYPAVFGSVLSVGEGPFGDPFDYAFRHGAAVECLAAPGDHGAVLWRGGPRDGMWGSSFAAPNVAGIAALLCERHPGAGLEEVRGHLARHARPLPADAEAVRETRRAAGRTAHDAARQPSSSPDPRDA, encoded by the coding sequence TTGCCTGACGCGGCGGCGGCGCTCGCCCCGGCGGACCGCGGCGGCGGCCTCGCCCGCCTCTACGCGCCGCTGCCGCGCCCGCGCTGGGCGCGCGGCACCACGGGCCGCGGCGTGCGCGTGGCGGTGATCGACAGCGGGTGGGACCACGCGCTGCGCGTTCCCGGGCTGCGGCTGCGCCCCGGCGTCTCCTTCGCCGGCGGCGCGGGCGCGCCCCCGGCCGACGACGGAGACCGGATCGGGCACGGGACGGCGTGCATCTCCACCCTCTTCCGCGTGGCGCCGGAGGCAGAGATCTGCCCCGTGCGCGTGTTCGGCGACGCCTTCGACACCTCGGTGGCGGCGCTGCGCGCGGCGCTGGAGTGGGCGGTGCGCGAGCGCTTCGACGTGATCAGCCTGAGCCTGTGGACGCCGCGCGCCGACGCGCTCGTCCCCCTCTACGCCGCCTGCGAGGAGGCGCGGCGGTCCGGCGTGGTGATCGTCGCCGCCGCGCCGGACGATCCGCGGACGGAGCACGTCTATCCCGCCGTGTTCGGCAGCGTGCTGAGCGTGGGCGAGGGCCCCTTCGGCGACCCGTTCGACTATGCCTTCCGCCACGGCGCGGCGGTGGAGTGCCTGGCCGCGCCGGGCGACCACGGCGCCGTGCTCTGGCGAGGCGGGCCGCGCGACGGGATGTGGGGCTCCAGCTTCGCCGCGCCGAACGTGGCGGGGATCGCCGCCCTGCTGTGCGAGCGCCACCCCGGCGCGGGGCTCGAGGAGGTGCGCGGCCACCTGGCGCGCCACGCCCGCCCGCTCCCCGCCGACGCGGAGGCCGTGCGCGAGACCCGCCGCGCGGCCGGGCGCACCGCGCACGACGCGGCGCGGCAACCATCTTCTTCTCCGGACCCCCGAGACGCATGA